CTCAACGCTAAGAATCATGAGCGCGAAGCAGAAATCATTGCGCAGGCAGGGCGAAAAGGGGCTGTGACAATCGCCACGAATATGGCTGGTCGTGGTACCGATATTATTCTGGGGGGAAGTGCCGAGCATATCGCCTGGGATGAACTGAGTCAGAAATATGAATCCCGTTTAGACGTTCCCAAAGCGGAATGGGACCAGTTGGTCAAAGACATTGAAAAACGGGAAGGCATGGATGTGGAAGCCGCGGAAGTGATGCAGCTGGGGGGCCTGCATGTGATTGGCTCCGAGCGTCATGATTCTCGCCGAATTGACTTGCAGTTACGTGGTCGGTCTGGACGTCAGGGGGACCCCGGTTCCAGCCGTTTTTTCCTGTCGCTGGAAGACAAGCTGATGCGAGTGTTTGCTGGCGAGTGGGTGAAAAATATCCTCGCACGCCTGGGCATGGAAGAGGGGGAAGCCATTGAAAGTGGCATGGTTTCCAAGCGAATTGAAGGCGCCCAGAAGAAAGTTGAAGAACGTCACTTTGAACAGCGAAAGCATCTGCTGGAATACGATGAAGTGATGGACGAACAGCGTAAGACCGTTTATGGTTACCGTCAGCAGATTCTGGATGGTTGCAATTGTCGCGACCTGATTCTGGAGATGATCCAACGTCAGGTGGATGAAGAAACCGAGCGTTTGCTCGATAAGAATTATCGTTGGGACACAATCGCTGCCTGGTGTAGCCAGGAAGCGCATATAGACGTTGATGCCTCGAATATTCGTGACATGACCTACGATCAACTGGTCAGCTATCTGAAAGATGAAGCGACACTACAGGCCGACGATTTGATTGCCGAACAGATCAGTGAAAATCTTCCGGAAGAATATGAAGATGACTGGAACTGGCAGGCCCTTTCCAAATGGACGAATGCGCATTTTAATCTGAATCTGAATGATCGCGAGCTGAAGAAAATTGGCCGCGATGGTTTGCATCAGACACTGTTCGATCATGCTCAGAAAGCAATTGGACGCATTGATTTCACACCACTGCAGGCATTTCTGGATGAGGACTGGGGCACCCGTTCTCTGGCAGGATATCTGGATTATCAGTTCGGGATTGAAGCCGATCCGAACGACTTCAAAGACCTGAGTGTGTCTGAAGCCAAAGAAAAGATTTTGGAGATCGTGAAAGAGCTCTACCGGGAAAAAGAAGTCTCATTTCCGGTGACCGTCGGGATGTATAACTTCCTGGGGAATCAGCAGTCTGGCAATGAAGCAAACAGTCGTGTTGGTCTGGTGAAGTGGGCTAATTCACGATTCCATTCCAATCTGGATCAGGAAGCGTTAAAAGGGAAGCAACTCAGTGAAATTCAAAACATCCTTTCTGCGGAAAGCGAAAAGGTGTTCGTGAATGGGGAAGCTTCAGCACAAATCGAACAGCTTCTCTCAAAGGCTTATGCGGGTGAGAGCTCAACCGTTTCAGGCAATGGCGTCCATTCCGGTGAGCATAAGGCGGCTTTGGATGAAATTGCCAATTGGGCCAACGAAGAGTTGGAACTGAATGTCACGACTGAAGAGCTGGAGCCATTAACCGATGATGAAGTTCGAGGCCGATTGTATCAGGCTTATAATAAGCGGTATCGTCCGGAACTCAGTCAGGCGGAACGCTCGCTGATCCTGGAAGTGCTGGATACTTCCTGGAAAGACCATCTGTATTATATGGATCATCTGCGGTCCGGCATTGGTCTGGTAGGATATGCCCAAAAAGATCCCAAAGTAGAATACCGTCGTGAAGGTATGAAAGCCTTTGATTCGATGTGGGGGCGAATCGGTCAGCAGGTGACCTCGGCAATCTTCCGACTGGAAAAACAGAGTCCTGATTTTGTCGGCTCTTTATGGCAGGTGACTTCAACAGTCCATGAAGAAGTTACAGATGATTACAACTACGATGAGCCTGTTGGTGATGAGCAGAGTGCTCCTGAGCCAGCAGAGCAATCTGTCGAGCCAATTGTGAATCAACAACCAAAGGTCGGCAGGAATGACCCCTGTCCCTGTGGAAGTGGTAAGAAGTTTAAGAAGTGTTGTGGAAAGAACCTGTGATTTTCAGAGAATAACGTCGTTCATCTCTACCAGGGGAATGGAATCCCGTGCGTTTAATTTCATGTATATTGAATCTGGGGTACTGTCTGTTTCTGGCAGTGGTTTCTCCTGTGATTATCTACAGAGTTCTGGTTCTCAAGAAATATCGATCCGGCTGGGATCAAAAGTTTCTGGGAAGTCTGCCTGTACGTGATAGCCCCAAGCCTTGCTTCTGGTTTCATGCCGTAAGTGTGGGAGAGGTTTTGCAGTTACCGCCCCTGTTGGAAGAACTGGAATCGCAGAATCCCGGTGTCGAATTTGTCATTTCGACGACGACGCATACCGGATATTCAGTTGCGAGTGAGAAATTTCCCCAGCATACAATCTGTTACTATCCTTTAGATTTTTCCTGGGCAGTGACGCGTGCATTGCAGCGTGTTCGACCGACGGCCGTATTTCTGGTCGAAATGGAGTTCTGGCCAAATTTTGTCTTGGCTGCGGACCGATTGAAAGTCCCCATTTCAATCATCAACGGCCGCTTGAGTGAAAATAGTTTTCGTGGCTATCAGAAGATTCGTCCTTTGATCAGGCCTTTGATCAGCCGACTGCATCTGATCGCCGTCCAGACAAAGACTTATGCCGACCGGTTTGCTGACCTGAGAGGGAATTCCCAGGGAATTCATGTGACGGGGTCGATTAAGTTTGATGGGATTCAGATTGAACGGAATCATCCCCTTACCGATGAATTGCGAAATACGTTTCAGTTGAAATCGTCGGAGTCGGTTCTGGTAGTGGGGAGTACTCAGTCACCCGAGGAACGGATCGCGCTGGATGTGTATCTGGAAGCCCGAAAGCGGTATCCCCAGTTGCGGCTGATTCTTGTTCCCCGACATCAGGAACGTTTTGAAGAAGTCGCCGGTATCGTGAAACGATACGGATTGCCTTTGATTCGTCGCAGTCATCGGAGCCGGGACGATTTGGGCTCTGTTTTACCCTTTTCTACCAGTGATAAGCCGGCGATTTGCCTGTTGGATACATTGGGAGAGTTGAAAGCCTGCTGGGGTTTGGCTGAATTCGCATTTGTCGGGGGGAGTCTGACCAAGCGAGGCGGGCAGAATATGATCGAGCCGGCCGGTTTCGGTGCAGCGGTGATGTTCGGGCCGAATACGTGGAATTTTAAAGATGTGGTCGATGCCTTAATTCAGCATCGGGCAGCAACGGTCGTGCAGGACCAGGAAGAATTGCTTGACACTTTAACAGGCTGGCTGGAAGACCCCGAATCTGCCAGAAATCAAGGCAAGCGAGCACAGGAATTTGTATTAAATCAGCGGGGAGCGACAACTCGAACCGTTGAATTGATAGTCCCTTTAGCTGTATCGAGTAAAGACTCGTCTTGTGATCGGGCTGCCTGAGGCATTCCGTGATTTAACGTTCTGGTTCAATTCAGGGCTCAATTTTGAGAAACCTTGTCCAAAAGGGCAAGCAGGGGTAGAGGAACTCTTGTTGAGTTGATTCCGTAGCTCTACAATTATTTTGAAATAGTTCTTGCTGGATCGCATTCCCAAAGGTGATGCGGTCTCTCATGTTAAGTATCATAGGTTGAAGTGGCTCTCGGGGCATTCGCTTGGAACCAGGTTTTTGGGATTCTCTCCAAAGGCTTTGGGACCATAATGACAGCACGGACAACGCTATCATTCAGCAGATACATACTCAAGAGTCGGTCCGGATCGGGCTACACATTTCATGATCACGTAATTAAATGCAAAAAGGGTGGAGTGACGCATGGCTAATTTTTCGTTCACAAGTGAATCTGTCAGTATGGGACATCCTGACAAAGTATCTGATCAGGTTTCGGATGGTATTCTGGATGCATTACTTGCTGGCGATCCTAATTCACGCGTCGCTTGTGAAACTCTGTGTACGACGGACTTTGTAGTTCTGGCGGGTGAGATCAGAAGTGATGCACAAGTCGATTACGAACAAATTGCCCGTGATGTGATCCGTGATATTGGTTACACCAGCAATGATATCGGCTTTAATGCAGATACCTGTGAGGTTTTGGTAAAACTGCATCAACAGAGTGCAGACATTGCCCAGGGGGTCGATGCAGAAGGGGCTGGCGACCAGGGGCTGATGTTTGGTTATGCCTGCAATCAGACCGAAGAGTATATGCCAGTACCGATTGCACTCTCGCATCGCATTTTAAACAAATTGACGGAAATTCGTCAGAATGGTGAAGTGAACTGGTTATTACCAGACAGCAAAAGCCAGGTGACGGTGGATTATGAAGACGGAAAGCCGGTTGGTGTTTCCGCAGTGGTGGTTTCGACTCAACATACGGATGATGTGACTCAGGAAGAAATTCACAAGTTCATCATTGAAAACGTTGTCAAAGAAGTGATTCCAGCTAACTTCCTGAGTGATGCGACCAAATATCATATCAATCCAACCGGTCGATTCGTGATTGGTGGTCCACACGGCGATACTGGTCTGACAGGCCGCAAAATCATTGTGGATACCTATGGAGGCTGGGGGCGTCATGGTGGCGGTGCTTTCAGCGGTAAGGATGCGACCAAGGTCGACCGCTCCGCTGCATATATGGCACGATATATCGCGAAAAACATCGTCGCCTCCGGATTGGCGACTGAATGTGAAGTTCAGCTTTCTTATGCCATTGGTGTGGTTGAACCAACCAGTATCTATGTTGATACCAAGGGGACGTCGGTCATTCCTGAAGAGACGATTTCGGAACTGGTTCGAGATCTTTTCCCATTGAGTCCACAGGGAATTATCAATCATTTACAGTTGCGACGTCCCATTTTCAGAAAAACGACCTGGGGTGGTCATTTTGGCCGCAATGATTCTGATTTTACCTGGGAAGCAACAGACAAAGCTGCAGAGTTGAGAGATGCTGCCGGTTTGGGAGCAGAAGTTCCTGAACCTCAATTTGCCATCTCCTGATTTCAGGGGATGTGTGAGTCTTGAAGTCACTCTCGCCGGGCAGAATGGAGGATGCTCGTCATGAAAACATCAAATCATCGTCAAAATCAGTCCACAGATCGACCAGTTCAGGGAAAGCCGCCTCGGCTGAGGTGGCTCTTCCCTTTTTTTTTAATTGGCGGCAATCTTGTGTTTGCCAGTCTGCTTTTGCTGATGCGGGGGACAGGGCTATTTCAAATACAGCAGAGTTTTTTACCTCTGTTGACGATTGGCGGCCTGCTTTCCTGTGTTTCAACGGGGACACTGTTGTTGATCCGCTTGTTACGGTTAATGAATCTTTCCAGCCGGCAAAAGCATGGTTTAACATTAGCGCTAGTTTTACCGGTCCTGGCTGGAATGCTTTCGGTTATGCCGCAGGATGGACTGAACCTGACGGGAATTCTCTTCTTCAGTCTGGCCTATTTTCTGGCTTTCGCCGGCGTATTGGAAGTGCTTGATCGTGAAGGGACAAGCGAGTCGGAATCGGAATTTCTAGCATTCAGTAAGCCGAACGCCAGGAATCTTATTTCACAGACTCCTGATCTCGCTGATTCGGTTCCCATTCAACCTGAGTCTGAGTTCGAGCAGCCTACGAGCAGTGAAGAGAGCAACGAAGCCTTGTTTGAGGCATTGCTAGGACAGAGTGATGCTGTTCAGGAAATGACTGAGGCTGATGAACGCAGAGAAAAGCGTTCACAGTGGATGAATCGGTCCAAAGATCCGGATGGCTGTGAGGTGATTGAAGGCGGGACTCTCGTTCAGTTTGCGAAGAACCAGAAAGCCAGCGTTGTGCATATCGGACTTTTCCCTCCTGTTGAAGGGACATTGCAGGTTGTCTGTGCCTTTGAATTCGGGATGGCGGTTCGGGCGCGAGTGCTGGAAACACGCGGGTATGGCATCAGTGTCGAAGTCAAACGGACTTATGACCTGGCGCACGCGTTCGAGACCGAAATGAATTATCGGATTACGAATCAGGCTTTGAACGAAGATGTTGCCTGAAATCGAGGCTTTTTCTGGTCGACCAGCAGTAGCGCCGCTGTGAGAATAGATAAAATGACCATGATATTTGATGTGGAATATGGAAAAATAGGTGTTTATGTTTGTTTGCAGGACTGTTAATTTTACCTATATTATACGATAGCTGGAATTTTCTATATTTCGCTAGTTTCCAATTTTATGAATCGCTATACTTTGCGGTCATTGTCAGTCACTTAGGAAGTCGTCCTAACTGATCATGACGAGTGGGATTCGAGCATTTCCTTTCTCACAACCAATCTTTATAGCTTATTGATTATTAATGCGGGAACGTTTTGGTAATCACTTAGTGCATCTGCATTTATCACAGGCTCTTTAATATGTTAAGATCCTGTCTTGTGTGGAATTGTGCTGCATCACGATGGGATTCGTGTTGAATGGAGGTTGGACTCTGAACCAAGTTTAGAGTTTGACAAATGCTGAATAAGGATGTCAGGAACATGCACAAGATTTCTTTAAAGTATCAATCAAAAAATCAGGTAAAGTCGACTGACCTTGAGTCAGTTCTGGATGCGTCCGGTTTGCTGAATCAGCAGATCAAAGTATCACCTGAGAATAAAAAAATAGAGAGCAAGCGTGGTCGCCAGGTGATTAGTCAACGAACTAATTCATTGTTGGGAGTACAAATTGTTTCGAGTGGATCTTACGTACCAGACAATGTTGTTACGAATCAGGATCTTCAGGAGCGTTTTGGTTTTGACCCGGAATGGATTGAACAACGAACTGGTATCTTGGAACGTCGGCATGCTCCAGCAGAGATGGCGACAAGTGACTTGTGTTATGAAGCAGCGCAGAAGGCAATTCGCGCTGCCCGCGTGAATCCAGAAGATATTGATTTGCTGATTGTCGGCACATTTACTCCCGATTTCCAATGTCCCTCGGTCGCATGTCTGGTGCAGGATCGATTAGGGCTGGATGCTCCCGCGATTGATTTACAGGCTGCTTGTGCCGGGTTCATGTATGCATTAGTGACGGCAGCCCAATATGTAGCGACAGGGAATAGTAAACTCGCGCTGGTAATTGGTGGGGACTGCAACAGTCGTATCGTCAATCCGGAAGACCGACGCGTCGCACCTTTATTTGGAGACGGCGCTGGCGCCGTGCTGCTTTCTAAGGGAGACCCTCATCAGGGGCTGGCCTGCTATCAGACCGGTTCTGATGGAAGTGGTTGTTCTTTGCTGGATCGCCCTGCAGGTGGAACTCGGAATCCTGCGACCGCAGAAGACATCAAACAAGGACGTCACTTTTTAAATATGGATGGTCGCAGCGTTTTCAAATGGGCTGTCCGAACTGTTGCCGATTCAATTGATCTGATGCTGACTAAAACCGGCATGAGCGTACACGACGTGGATCTGTTCCTGATGCATCAGGCAAATATCCGGATCATTGACTCCGCTTGTGAGCAACTGGGGATTCCCAAGGACAAAGTATTCAACAACCTGGATCGCTATGGGAATACTTCAGGGGGATCGATTCCGATTGTGCTTGATGAAGCATTTAACGCGGGACTGATCAACCGCGGCGATACCATTCTCCTGAGCGGTTTCGGAGCCGGGTTAGCCTGGGGGACCGGGCTCTTCCGCTGGTAAGTTACCAGACGCGACGTTTTTCCGCTCCCGTTTCTTATGCGAAGCTCTCCTTGTTCAGCGGCGTATTTGCGTCTCCTCACGAATGAGTGGCTCTATAGCAGCAGCTTCATTTCAGGATGTTTCTTCTGATTCCTGGTTCAATTGATTTTCCGGCTCGGCGGCTTCTTTCGGTGTGACAGGTCGTTCGATGACAGGCTCTCCTGCTTTCGCAACCCCTGCCAGTGGCAATTCGTCCGTCGGTTCCTGATCCTCGTCGGCATTGTAGACATGATCGAGGGGGGTGCCATCATCACATTTCCGCAGCAGAAAATAGATGACCGTATTAGCTGACCAGAAAAAACTGATCACGAATCCGGTAAATAGAATATTGAGGATCGATCCCCAGCCCATGGAAATGGTCGTGGCGAGTGTATTTTGATTCTGGTGGAATAATTCACTTGCCTGTTTACTGCCCATTCCCCAACTCACTCCCCAGAAGGAGAGGTGTGAGACCAGCTGGATCAGTAGTTCTACAAAGAACAGACAGATTGAGGCATAGCAGAGTGTGACGATTACGAGCCAGAGAAAATACCAGATGCGTCCAAACACATAACTGAAGATGCGGCTCAAACCGTCAAATCCATCGCTGTCTTCCACGCTGATCGTCGTCATCATCAAAGGCCAGCCTGCGAGTGTGACCAGCAGAATCAGGCTCATCACAAACGCAAACAGGAACGCCAGACCCCAGAGTATGCTGACGATGATTCCGCCTGCATCAGGGATATTACCGAACAGACCGATCAACAGGCATAAGATCCAGAAAAATCCCAACCCCGCAAAAGGGAGCAGGGGGGCGCTGACCAGAGAAAGAATGCGTTTCAGGGAGAACCGCAGTGCAGCCCGGGTTCCGATGTGATCGTCCTGTGCAAACTGAATGGCGGCGATTCTGGTGATGGCACCACCCAAAACCGCCCAGACGATAACGGCCCATAAAAGTTGTGTCGTCGCAAAAGCCAGAGAACTCCAGCTGGCATCGATTCGAAAGAGCGCTGTAACAGGTTCTGTAAAAAAGGACATCGGCTCGAGCAGTGACGTACCATCACTGAAGAGGCCGAACGCGGAGAAGCTGTTTTCTCTGAGCAAACTGCTGCCAGAAAGCGGTTGTAGCATCTGCTGGGGAGATTGCGGTGGGAACAGGATATTTGGTTGAACCTGCTGTATGTTTCCCGGCTGTTGCGGCGGTGCGAAAGGTAGTTTGTTAAACAGATGATTTCCCAGAAGCAATAGCAGCAGTCCTGCCGAGGCCAGCAAAATTTTCTGAAAATCGACAGCCAGTCGAAAGATGCGAAAGAGATGCAGCCAGGGAAAAAGAGTTTTATACGGTATTGGTTCAGATATGAGAGAAGGTTTTTGATTCATCATAATCAGAATGATTATCCAGAGGCCCACAGATGAGATAGATGCTGATCAGATTGCAGTGTGCAATTTAAGAACCGAAGACGAACTGTCTGGCAATTCTATTGACGCGTATTATAGACACTCTAGTTGATTTGATGCTATCGTAGACCGTGTTTACCAGCAATTTCAGGTAGATTTTACCTGTTGCGCGAGGAGACCCTCTCCGCCAGTGGTTGACTGAGGTTCCTGCGTTTCTATTTTTACCGTTGATGTACAGGATTGATAGATTAACGGGATCGCGAGGAGCGTGATGATGGTCCCCGCCAGCAGACCACCCACTACAACACGGGCCATGGGGGCCTGTAATTCGCCTCCTTCGCCCCAGCCCAGGGCAATCGGGATCATTGCCAGAACTGTGGTGAGGGTGGTCATCAGAATTGGACGAAATCGTCGAGTGGATGCCTGGAGAATCAGGTCGGTGATCGGCTTTTCTGGAAATCGTCTGCGTAATTGATTGATATAATCAACGAGCACAATGGCGTTGTTTACGACAATTCCCGAGAGGACTACGATACCAATGAAAGACTGCACATTCAAAGTCGTGTCAGTGAATACAAAAACCCAGATGACACCAATCATGCCCAGCGGTACGGAAAACAGGATGTAAAACGGGTCTCGCAATGATTCATATTGGGATGCCATAACCATATACATCAGAATGATGGCGAGCACAAAACCCTGCTTTAGTGCATTAAAGCTTTTTTGCTGTTCTTCCCAGTCGCCGGCGACTCGGATGGAATACCCGGACGGAATCTGGATGGAGTTGAGGTGCTGTTCCAGCTCGGGAACGATGCTTCCCAGATCCCTGCCTTCGACATCGGCAAAAACGCGAAGCACTCGCTGCTGGTTCTGTCGTTCGATGACAACCGGTGCTTCATCGGCATCAAACTGCAGCAGGTTTTTGAGTGGAATCGTCCGGCCGGTGGCTGTAGTAACGCCGACCTGTTGTACATCTGAAAGATGGTCGCGGTCTTTTTCACGTAGGCGAACGATTACCGGATATTCATCGCCTTCCTCGCGATAGAGAGTGGCTTCGGTGCCCTGGATCGTGGTTTCGAGGGTTTGTGCGATATCCTGCACACTGATTTGGAGCAGCCCGGCTTTTTTCCGGTCGATCGAAGCAGTCAGCTCTGGGCGTTTATCTGAGATTTCTGCTTCGACGTTAATTAAGCCGGGAATCTGTTTCATGACTCCCACAACCTGGTCGACAATTTTTTGTGAAAGTTGCAGGTTGTGACCAGCGACCTGGACAACGAGATCTCCGCTGCCACCGCGGCTGATCATTCGCATCAGCATCATCTCAGTCTGTGCTTTGACTTGAACTTTCATGCCAGGTATCGGACCGATGGCGTCATCAAGGGACTTCCGAATTTCATCAATACCCCGTTCCCGTTCGCTGCGCGGCGAAAGCTTGATGCGTAACGTCGTGCGGTTCCAGCGGTCTGCGTCATCAGCACTATCCCCGATAAAGGAAGCGACTGTGACTGCTTCCGGAACGGAACTAATGGTTGCCTCTTCCAGAATCCGTGTCTGCTGATCGAGCTTTCTCAGTTGAATGCCAGCTGCCATCCGTGAAAACACATTGATGGCTCCTTCGTCTGTTTTGGGGAGAAATTCGGTTTTGATGCGCGGGGATAAGCCGAGTGTTGTTGTAAAACAGAGCAATAGCAGAAAACCGGTGATGGTCGCGTGCTTTAAGCTGAAACGTAGGATTCGTCCATAAAGTCGTTCGAGTAACAACAAAAACTTGTGGTTCATATTATGAAATGCATCAATGACCACAAACCAGGGCCTGAACCAGCGTGCGTGGACCACTTTGGATTCGTCTGGAATCCAATAAGCACTCATGACGGGGGTCAATGTCAGACTGGCAAACAGGGAGCAGATGAGAGAGAACGAAACCACCCATGCCAGCTGATGCAGCAGGATTCCGGTCGTCCCCTGAATAAAGACCAGAGGCAGAAAGATAATCAGCGTCGTCAGAGTACTGGCGATGATTGCCGCCGAGACTTCATCAGTACCTTCAATGGCAGCAGTGATGGGATCGAGCCCCTCTTCCCGCTTACGGAAGATACTTTCCAGAACCACGATAGAATTATCGACCAGCAGACCAACTCCCAATGCGAGTCCGCCGAATGAGATGATATTCAGCGTAAATCCCTGGAAGTAGATCAGGATAAAGGTTGCCAGCACGGACAGAGGCATACAAGTGCCGATGACGAACATGCTGCGGAAACTTCTCAGAAAGAGAATCAGTACCAGAATCGCCAGGCCCATGCCGTAGAGTGCCGCTTCCTGAATATTGGCAATCGACTGCCTGATAAACTCGGATTTATCAACACGGATACTCAATTTGACATCGGGAATGGATTTGTTAATTCGTTCCAACTGCTTTTGTACCCGGTCGCTGACACTGATCGTATTTGCTCCGGATTGTTTATAGACATACAGCAGAATACCCGGTTGTCCGTTCATGCGGGTCAGCTCGGTACGCTCTTGTTCTCCATCCACGACTTCGGCAATATCCCGGACATGAACAGTGGCGCCGGAAGCTTCCCGGACGACTGTGTCTTCAATTTGTTCGAGGCTGGTGAATTCTCCCTGACTACGGATATGCAGGTTGAGGTTGCCTTCCTCATAGTTTCCGGCAGGCTGGTTGATATTTTCTTTCTTTAACGCATTGATGACTTCATTCACACCCATATTCAGTGATTCGAGTTTGCTGCGATCCAGCTGAATTTGAATTTCACGGATAATGCCGCCCCGCATGCGTAAGCGAGCAACGCCTTCCAACTGCTCAAATTGGGGGATAATTTGATTTTCTGTCAGCCGCGTCAATGTGATCGGGTCGAGCTCGCTGTTCAGACCAAGATAGATAATCGGGCTGTCCGCCACATCGAAGTGTCGGATATAAGGATCTTCGGCTCCTTCGGGAAGACTGTTTCTTAGTTTGTTCAGCGCATCACGAACTTCATTAATCGCCAGCGTCAGGTCGGTGCCCCACTGAAACTGCAGTCGTACGGTGCTGCTGCCTTCCATGCTGCTGCTGAGGATATTTTCGACACCCGAGACAGAGCTGAGTGTCTGTTCGATAGGGCGGGTGATCAGCGTTTCTGCTTCGTTAGGGCCGGCGCCCTTGTAGATCGTAATCACACTGACACTGGGGTTCTGGACGTCCGGCATCAGATCCACTGCCAGTTGCGACAGGGAAACACAACCCAGCATGACCAGTACCAGAGAGGCCATGAGAGTTGTAATCGGGCGTTGGACTGCCAGTCGGGTCAGGGACATAAATGATTCTTCAATGATTTAACAGCGGTCATGCTGTTATACAGAAAATGGGATCCGCCTGATCACAAATTCGTTTTCTGCGGTATGGGTGATGGTGCTTGAAGAACCTCGTCCATGGGGACCTCAATCGGGGTCACCGTCTGGCCTTCATCAACCAGTCGATTTCCCAGTGTAATAACCAGATCTTCCGCGTTAATTCCGGAGAGAATCTCAACCAGTTCACCGTCATTGATGCCGACCTCAATGTTCCGTATTTCTGTGATCGGTGGATTTCCCCCGATGATAAAGACAGCTGATCCCGGACCGTCTTTTCGACGGGTCAGGGAAGCGATCGGCAGGACATTCGTTTTATGACGGTGTTCGAACACGATTTGCACACGGGCGTGCATGCCGGGTTTTAACGAGAAATCACTATTAGGAATTTCAATATGAACAGCAGCCGTACGCGTCTGGGGATCGAGCACGGGGGCTTTGCGTTTCACATGTCCGTTAAATGTTCTGCCTGGGAAGGTGTCGACAGTGACGACAGCCTTCTGTCCGACTTTGACATCTTCATAATCTTTTTCAACGATGTGGACCA
This window of the Gimesia fumaroli genome carries:
- a CDS encoding efflux RND transporter permease subunit — its product is MSLTRLAVQRPITTLMASLVLVMLGCVSLSQLAVDLMPDVQNPSVSVITIYKGAGPNEAETLITRPIEQTLSSVSGVENILSSSMEGSSTVRLQFQWGTDLTLAINEVRDALNKLRNSLPEGAEDPYIRHFDVADSPIIYLGLNSELDPITLTRLTENQIIPQFEQLEGVARLRMRGGIIREIQIQLDRSKLESLNMGVNEVINALKKENINQPAGNYEEGNLNLHIRSQGEFTSLEQIEDTVVREASGATVHVRDIAEVVDGEQERTELTRMNGQPGILLYVYKQSGANTISVSDRVQKQLERINKSIPDVKLSIRVDKSEFIRQSIANIQEAALYGMGLAILVLILFLRSFRSMFVIGTCMPLSVLATFILIYFQGFTLNIISFGGLALGVGLLVDNSIVVLESIFRKREEGLDPITAAIEGTDEVSAAIIASTLTTLIIFLPLVFIQGTTGILLHQLAWVVSFSLICSLFASLTLTPVMSAYWIPDESKVVHARWFRPWFVVIDAFHNMNHKFLLLLERLYGRILRFSLKHATITGFLLLLCFTTTLGLSPRIKTEFLPKTDEGAINVFSRMAAGIQLRKLDQQTRILEEATISSVPEAVTVASFIGDSADDADRWNRTTLRIKLSPRSERERGIDEIRKSLDDAIGPIPGMKVQVKAQTEMMLMRMISRGGSGDLVVQVAGHNLQLSQKIVDQVVGVMKQIPGLINVEAEISDKRPELTASIDRKKAGLLQISVQDIAQTLETTIQGTEATLYREEGDEYPVIVRLREKDRDHLSDVQQVGVTTATGRTIPLKNLLQFDADEAPVVIERQNQQRVLRVFADVEGRDLGSIVPELEQHLNSIQIPSGYSIRVAGDWEEQQKSFNALKQGFVLAIILMYMVMASQYESLRDPFYILFSVPLGMIGVIWVFVFTDTTLNVQSFIGIVVLSGIVVNNAIVLVDYINQLRRRFPEKPITDLILQASTRRFRPILMTTLTTVLAMIPIALGWGEGGELQAPMARVVVGGLLAGTIITLLAIPLIYQSCTSTVKIETQEPQSTTGGEGLLAQQVKST